In the Brettanomyces nanus chromosome 1, complete sequence genome, ATAGTGATGATATCATGGAGGTAGAAGGACCTacagaagaattgaaaaaacTGCAAGAGTTGGTTGATATGGAAGGATCGTCAGGAGATGAGGCACCACAAGAGGAATCTACAAGTTCTGCAAAAGAAGTAGAGAAACTTAAAGTACAGCGTGAAGAAAAGGCACTTGAAGTAGAGCataaaaaagagaaagagagaagaagaaagacagaaagaaagttcaaagagcagaaaagGGCCAAACAATTgagacaagaagaacaagaacaagaacaacagATACCGAATGAATTGCCTGTGGAATTGTTGGAAGATTACAAGCcgaaggaaaagaaagcaacGTCCAAAGGACGGAAAATCAAGTTCGAAGAGGTGAGTACAGAAGATGCCAAAATAATAAGAATGGAAAAGCTTAAAGAGGTGAGGAACATGAACAAggaaatggaagagaagggtCCAGTAATGGTCAAAATCATTAGAGAAAGGAAGTATTCTGTTCCGGTAAGTGAGATCTCGAGTAAGAGAGACAAATGGTTACAGAGACGGTCGATAATGAGGAGGTAAAGGTAGTGAACCAATGTAAATTAGCAGATACAATATTATAGAGCATTTTGATTCATTCGTCCGGGATACATGCCACTAGTACGGGAAGCAGCATTCCTGCGATACAGACGGTGTAGTCTATGAGATCAGATTTCGTTGATGAAGCCTGCCcttttgaagctgaaatATTCTGTAAGGCATGGAAGCCCACGTAAAGGAATGAGCCACCCGAAAAGGTGAGTAGCAAGCCACTTAATCCCTGCAAACTCTGGTTAACAAAGGTAACTATGATTAGATAGGTGATAATGGCACCTATAGGGGCAGCAAGAGAGAATGCTATGAGATGGCAAACCACGTGAAGTTTTGGAAGATtgttttcaagaagaatagaTACTAGAGCGAACGCAGTTGGTAATTTATGGAGGAAGATGGCAAGAACAATGAATATGGACTGAAAAGAGGAGGATTCTGAGGAGGCCataagagaagaagcaagagcGATGCCGTCGGTTAGACAATGAATAAGAAGACCAAGAGTATCGGTATTGTGGAATGCAGATAAGAAACCATTTTTGATAGGAGTTTTGAGGTCATTCCAATCACCGTGAAAGATGCTTTTAAGCAGAGTCGAAGGAGAAATGATAATTGAATTGGATCCAAGGCAAGTCAGATCTGCAGGGGACGGTGGAGGTGTAAAATCTCTATCAAAATCTAGAGTATCAGTCTCGATGGTAGAGTACTTTGAGATTTTGGCAATATCAGAGAAACGATCTATAGTGAAAAGAGTTATGAAACCCGCAAGCAAGTAGAGACCGATAGGAGAATCATCTGGAGAATGAGAGATTCCTTCGGGAATAATGAGCACCTGAGCAGCAGATACAAGCACTCCCGTACTGAACGTTGATATATAGTTCATCTTTTCCGGAGGAAGGTTGAACAGTAAAGGAATCAGTCCAGCCAAAAACGAGCTGATCGCCATAACAAGCGAGTATAAGAAGATCGTAACAAACACATCCATAGTGAAAGCTTAGTGTATCAACAGGCAAGCAACTTGAAAGACAAGTCGAAGGACAAGTCGAAGGTACAAGTCGAAGGACAAGAGGAATTTCATAAAGACTCAGGATACAAAAGTTGTTTCACGCGATACAGACAATTTCATGTTTGAGCTAGCTTCTTGGATAAGTGGCTGCTGAGCTGGTTATTTGACGGTTTTATGAGTACTTTCTTGGTAATAAAAAGTTCTTTATATTTTTACTAGCTCTATCTACTACAATCTGTTTGAACTCCAGAAACAGAGCCTGCTTTGtgtctctttcaaagaacaTAACATGAAATTTCCAATGCAGATGCCTATAATAATTCGCTGCCGCGGCTCTATCGTTTGATCAATTGCAACCTTTTTTCTAAAAGATGGCTTAATTCCATATTCGGAAAAACACTAGTATCTGATAATTTGCATTTAAGCTTTGATAGGGTAGAAACTACGGATAAGATAACCCCTATAACTCTTCTCTAATAGGATGTTGTATCTATTCAACCTTGTACAATCTTCACTGGTTTGATTCTCCTTAAATTTCTTTTGGATCAACTCCCTTCTAGCATGGAGCATTCTATAAATTTTAAATTCTCTAAAAGGAATTAACATAGCAGCACTGCCAATGCACATAACCCCCACTAGTATTTGAGAGTTTAAATATGGTCGACTATCGTCTGGTCTTTCCAATTTCAATCCAATAATCTCGGAGACTATCATAGGAGGGCCTCCAATCAAGCAAAGAAACGAAACTGCTGCTAGTAAATCATCTCCACCACCAACAATATCTGCACATAACGGAGAGAAATTAACCCAGTTAATACCCACTAACAATCCTGTGAAAAAAGCGAATACGATCAAATTGGCGTAAGTTTTCACAAAGATCCACCAACAAAGTGAAAATACGCCAAGCAAAGCTGTGGCTAGCAGAGTAACGTTACCTTTACCGAAGTAGTCCGAAAGCAAACCCAACAATGGCCTTCCAATGCATTGGGCAACACTCTGGACTGTAGTAACTACAGCTCCTTGGGCAGATGTAAGACCTATCGCAGTGGAATAAGAGGACAtcgagaagagaagaattgtgTAGGGAAACCCGTATAAGAAATTCCACAAGATCAAATACACGAGGGGTTTTTGACGATAGATGTCCCATCTGGTAAAGCCTACGAGAACATCGCCCCAAAAGGAACGACCAGTAACGACTATCAAATCGCGATGAGACCTGATAAGTAGCGTGCACACGGTTAGCATGACACCACAGACAATACCGATCATTCTAAGGGCCCATTTATAACTACCTGTCGTATCAATGATAGCCTGGATAGGTCTGCTAAAGATTATGCCGGATAAACCAGCACCAGCAGTGCCAATTCCTGTGGCTATGGACCTTTTCTTGAGGAACCAGGTTGGAATAATAACAAAACCAGGAGAGGCAACCAAAGCATAAGCtatagaaagaaggagtCCTTGTAACATGATGAACTGGACAATGGTAGTAGCCTCTGCAGCACACAAATCGCAGATAATGAGCAAGACAATGCCAACAGCCATTACATACTTGTAATAGAAACGCCTCACCAGAGTGTTGGCTACGTTAATGAGCATAAAACTTAAACCCATGCTAAGACCACCAACGAGTGCATAATCCTCCATGCTAGCACCTGGAAATTGGTTTGAGCTGACAAAATAGTTAAGGAAAACTCCGAAGACACTATTAACACCCCAGCTAAACGTATTAATACCACAAACACATAAAACACTTATCCATCCCCATAAAGTACCTTCTGGAGGACGATCAATGACATCCTGCTTATTGAATTCTCCATCATAATTGACTAAAACGCCTTGAGATTTGGTATTTTCCTCCGGATTGGCGATTCTATTGGACTCAACTTCGCTAGCATATTGATTATCCTCTCTAATAGCATTTATTATAGTTGAAGTTCGAGTGAGTATGCGACTGGAAAGCGACTGACAGCATGGCTCAAGAGATGAATTCTCTGGAGAAGTTCCTTGAATAAATTCATGATGAGAAATGCTGGAATCTAACGAATGTACGCTGGATTGAGCGGATCGAGTGACGTCAGCATGAATGTATGAATTTGTATGTGAAGACATGTTTAATGACTACTTCTAGAGCAATTTCCAGaacaattcttcaaaagatttTACAACTACAATCATTAGAGGGATCGAATAGACTAAATCCTGACACAACGTTGACGATATGTGTTAAATAAGGGCACGAGACGATTCACACGGATTTGTCAGCAGTCCTTTCTACGATGCCCCTCTTGTGAAGACGGAGAAACGGAAAAAGGTCTCGGATTAAAGatcaaaaaaggaaataaataTCCGCATTCAGCCCTACAAAGAAACTAGACTTATGAGAGTTGAGCAGAGTAGACCAAAAGAACGAGATTACGGAACCAGGGGCATCTCGACCTGGAGCGCTCTTCTGATTTATACCTGGACACCTTTTGATTTTCCGCTCTCCAAATGGTAGTAAAGTAATTGAAATAGCCTGTCTCGGGAACTACCGGATTTGTGCTCTGATCGACTTGAATCCTTGAACTTGTGCCGGAGCAGCGGAATTGGTTCAAAGAGCTCTGATATAGCGATCTGGCACTTCTGTCAAAGCTACTAGGAAGGAAAGTTCAGATTAATACGGGCTCCCCGGAATATGACCGCGAGACATCAGACGAGATTACAATCCTGCAGAACTTTTTAACCCTTTGCCCGGGCATTGGTGAAGTGAGTGATTCTCAAACCAAATCTTCGTTGAAACAGTTAGAGTGATGGAGAGGTTCGTACAAACAGTTAGAGTCTTTAAGTGAACCATTACGTCACTGATATACCATTTACTATAAGGATATATACCTAGAGCTATTTACAAGGTGAGTTATATCAATTAATAGGTGAGAAACCATCTTCCCTTGTTCTTTCGTGCCTTAACAATCCTTCTTCCTGTTAGAGACTTCATTCTGGCCAAAAACCCAagccttctctttctttttaaaGTATTTGGCTGATAAGTGTTACCAAGATTACCTCCTCTAACGCCACCTCTTGTAGACCATCTGACTTGTGTGAGTCCAATCAAATGTTGTGAATTAAATAATGACTCGCTATTGAGTATTCCATTGCGTCCAATACCAATTGACTGTATAGTGGCCTTGttagaagaagcagtaaTTCGTGATCTCGCTATTCCCGAAAACAGTCTGGCACTGCCAATAGATTGCTTGACTATAGGCATTATTTTGAGCATGGGAAACATAATGGCGAATGGTGAAAGCAAGAATCAGAGACAATTGATCAACTAATAGCTGGTACTTTatatagagagaaaaaaaaattttgtGATTACATAATCAAAACGAGGTTCAAAAAATGatatctgaaaattttattCCAGGCATATGCAAAGACTTAAGATCTTAGGTCGTTTTTGATCATTGTTGATTTCTTGGCATTATGGGATATAATAGAGGTGCTGCACAATGTGATGTGAATCGCCCCTCGACGATTCATACAGTAAAATCGAAATCGTTGGAAAAacagaaggtgatgaaCTATGTGGATGGGTTCTTGGATGCATACGATAACATTATATCGTCTTGTGCAGTGTCTGGAGACTCTAAACAAACCGTGAATGGATATTTAGGACCAAAGTCAATTAAGATTAGTCAATTGAAAAGACTTCAGAGGGAATTGAGAGGACTTCCTCCAGTGATAATGGATGAACAGACTATCAATAACTCTGTGGAGTCAGTACCATCGGTTCgtaagaataagaaaatcatctttgatgatgatacgCCGAAGTATGTTcctgatgaagaagataatgatCAACCCGAGAAAATGGGTGACTCTGGTAAGGATTCCGGTAGGGATTCCAGTGACGATTCTAGTAAGGACAGTGACGATTCTAGTAAGGACAGCGACGATTCTGATAAGGATACTAATGACGATTCTGACGATGAGTCTAACGACGATTCTAACGACGATATTTTATTGTCGAAGAGaaaggctgaagaagatggcCATAGAAAACATAAGAAGCATCATCATAAGCACAAGAGTAAGAAGGCTGATCACGATGATACAGAATGACCGGTTTATAGAGACATATCGCATAATAAATATAATAGTAAGTATGTATTCAATAATATATTATACCGCTGGTTTGtaataaaagaagaagttgtctTGTCAAAGTATAATTCTTTTGTACGACTTCAAGCTCTTTATATATCGAGCTCAATTTGGTAATCCCTGTTGCCCCGTCAATTACCGGTGTAGGAGCGCTTATGCGTGTAGAATTTCATCCCTACACAGGCCATGATATTTGcggtgtacggatgctGGCATTGTAGGGGATCTAATCAATCTTCAGCCGCTCATTTCTCTGATCTGTTCCTAATCAtcatttccttttttctctcgATTCACCCTATGAAACAGCTGGGACTTCAATCGTCATCCTCGAAGTCGACTACGCAGCTCAATGATAAGACGCATACGTATAGTCTTCGTTCTCAATCTTCGTTAGGTGAATACCCTGATCTTACACTAAGTCTAACGTCCACCTTATCTGATAGAGGTCCACAGGCCTCTGGAATAGGCAAAGATTATTGGTTGGATGACATCTCCGCCATAAAATGTCGTTCTTGTGAGCGCAAATTTACTACTTTTCGTAGGAAGCATCACTGTCGCATTTGTGGAAAGATCTTTTGTGCGTCTTGTACCACTTTTATAGATGGCTCTAAGTTCAATGTGCGCGATAGGATGCGTGTTTGTTCGCAATGTGCGCAATTGGCGGACAGGTATGAGGAGTATGCCACtagtgaagaagaagaatcgGTTCTCGATGACAGGAGTTCATCACTGCGTCGAAGCATTACTAGTTTGTCGTCTCCTGCAACTCCAAAGCCCAAACAACGAGCTCAGTTTGGTGAGAGGTCTCCTTCATTGACTCCTGAAACTTCTACGACTCCAATGCCACCTCCTCTGCTTACTATTGCGACTACTAGAAAGGGTGAGGCGGTTGAAATTGACATTCCTCACTCAAATTCCATAAGTAGAAAGGGTAAAAGGCCGGGCCATCAACACCAGCATCAGCATTTACATCATCAAGGAGCGCCTAAGCAAGGAACAGAAGCTAATGTAGAAGGTTCAGAGTCTTCTGTAGGTGCATTGGTAACTACACATCCTTCTAAACAAGCTGATGCCACTACAAATGAGCCGTCTTCGCATTTTGACCAACTTTCGCCTCTAAGTTTTACTGCTGTCGCAGCTAATGCCGCGTCCTCCATTTTTAACTTTACAAATTCATCATTGGCCCGCAATTCTGGCCCATTTGGCACAACATCTGCCTCTAAGATCAATTCGCCAGAATCAACACCACGCCTTGAGCCTCCAAATCGCACTCAATTGAATTCTTCGGCTCGATTTCGAGGAATAGGCATTAATACAGCAGCTGCAGATGACGACGATCCGTTTATTCAACTTCGCAGACAAGCTCCAGATGCGACAACTTTGTATAGTAGttcttcagaagaatctaGCGACAGCGAGTTGGgtcctgcttctttcatGAGTGGAAGACAGCTTACTTGGTCGTACCAGCCTCACGATGCAGTGCATCAGTCCAAACTCCCCGATTCCAAGAGTGTTATGCGTCGATCTAGGCGCCATAGGGCGTCAACATTACAACGTCTAAGGCACAGACGTCTGAGTAGAAGTGGCAGAATCATCAGTGGTGCTTCAATTGGATCAGGTCTGCTGAATAACAGTACTGTAACTGCTTCAGGCAGCTTTGGAATTGGTGCAGAGGACTTCGAGTTCTTGGACGATTTCCTCCGGGCTGGAGAGAAGCATGGAAAACGGTTGCTCTTAGAACTCTTAACGGACAAAGAGATGGATGACATCGATAAATGGACCTCAATATTAATCAGATGTCTCAAGATAATTGGAACGGTTTCTGTTGAAGTCAATAACACAGCGAGATTTGATTTGTCCAACTATCTGAAGATAAAAAGGATACCTGGTGGTTCCATCGATGATACTGCTGTGATTGATGGTATTGTTTTTTCTAAAAGTTTGCCTTTGAAGCAAATGCCACATGAAATTAACAATCCCAGAATCATGCTAATTACTTTTCCCATCGAGTACGAGCAGCATCCAAATCCAGGACCTCGGTTTTCAAGCTTGGAACCGATCATCGCTCAGCAGAATgagtatttgaagaagcttgtGGCCAGAATATCTGCATTGAGACCAAATATTGTGCTCACCACTTCCACAGTTAATGGCTATGCTTTGAGGCTTCTTTCTGAGGGAGGTATTGCTGTGGCTACGGAGATGAAAGTTCAAGTTTTAGAAAGAGTGTCAAGGATGACCAAGAGCGATGTCATCACGTCGATAGACAAATTGGCCCTTCAGCCGAAACTTGGAAGATGTGGGAAATTTGAGACACGTTCATATCTCCATGAGAAGGTGATCCGAACTTATTTCTACTTTACTGGTTGTATCGCATCGCTTGGATTCTCAGTGGTTTTGCGTGGAAGCACTAAAGAGGCACTTGGTAAAGTTAAGGAGTGTGCCTCATTAATGGCATACGTGCTTTTCAACGTGAAACTTGAATCCGGATTAATGAGAGACCAATGCCTTCAGGCCCCTGATTATGAACCCAAAGGTATTACTTCAGCATTGTATTCAATTGAGATCAATTCTTATAATGACGTTTTTGAGTTGTCCGAGAAGAGGatactttcttcttctccatgGGTCTCGTTTAATGCTCCGAGGTTACTTTTagacttgaagaatattgagGATCAGCTGGCAAAAAATGGGcaagtatttgaagagttcGAGAAGAAGTATGAATCGGTTATAGGAGATGAAGGTTTGAATGATGCAAGTCGCCAGTCTGCCTTGCAAAAATATCTTGATTTTTACCAGATCAGTGAGACTGTTCAGCAGCTTCCGGAAGGTTTTGATGATGTCTTCAAACTGGTGGGGACTCATCACAGCTGTCAGCAGGAGCGCTTGAACTTCGACTTATCTACAGCCGCGAAGCAGTGGGATCAATTCTGGTCCACCCGAAAGCTTGGGTACTTCGACGCCAATTATCACCAAAACATTGTCACTCTGTTTAGCATGGTTTCGTCAAAGAATGCGACTCCTTGTATTGGTCCAGAAATCCAGTTGACCGATTTCTATTGGGAAAATGATTTCTCTCTTGGCCAATTTATTGAGCATACCTGCATTCATGCGAACGATATCTGCACGGAGGGCTGTGGATTGACGTTGGAGGAGCATTATAGAACATACGTTCATGGAAGCGGTAAAGTAGATGTTATTCTGGAAGATAACCCACACCCTGCTCAAGATATAATAATGTCGTGGAGCTTCTGCAAGATCTGCCATAATGCTACGGCTGTACTACCCTTAAGCGATAATGCCTGGAAGTACTCTTTTGGTAAGTACCTCGagctttctttctggtgcCGTCACACCAAGGTAAAGGGCTCTTCTTGCGAACACGATTTCTACGAAAATCAAATCCACTACTTCAGCTTTCGTGGACTGGCTATGCGGATAGAGTATTCGAATATCGATACATTGGGATTAGTCCCTCCTAAATTTCGGCTGTTCTGGAATCCAAAATATGATGTTACAATCAAATTATTATCCTATAAGATGGTTCATAAGAAGTCTAGAGATTTTTTTGATAGCGTTAGAGGTAGACTTAACAGAGTTAAGCTTGATAGCATGACTACGGAGAAGGTTCAAGTTGGTCAGAAGAGGATTGCCGAGctgaaagaaagagtggACAAAGAGCAGGCTGATATCGAGCTCCTTTGCAAGCATATATATTCAACCACAGATGTGACAAACCATATAAATTTGAATGTGGTGATTCGAGAAGTTCAAGAATTGTCCAGTGATTGGAACACAGAGTTTCTGGAGTTCGCAAAGCAATTTTTACCGTCTGAGAATGATGTCCGAACGATAACTGCTTTTCAGCTTGACAGATTATTTCGATCTGTGTCTGATGAGAAGAGGGATGAAAAGGATGTAGAGGGGGAAATGCaaaaggaggagaaagagaagaaagtcGACGAAATGGGAAAGGAGcttgatgagaaaagagaggtGGCCGATCCATcgacaagaaagaagagcgACTCCattttagagaagaagtacTTCTGGGAAAGTCGGAGCAATTCTGTGGATCAAGATGGCAAATCTGTTAGAGCTAAAGAGCCGGATTTACCTGACTTGGAGTTTAGTTCAGgaaaggtgaagaagttggccGAGTTCTTTGATGCCCAGGAATATTTCCGGCAAAGAGATCtggagaagaggagaaTGGATAATGCCAACAGATATATGCCTAAGGTTATCACTTCCAAGCCAAGGGTTGAAGTTTACAAGGATGTTAATGATGCTGTTCAAGCAGAAGCCAGTAGAAGTGGTGCCAATAAACAGGTATCAAAAGGTTTCAAGGAGGCTGGCATCGAGGGAAATTCTCACAGCGCTGTAGGTTCGGAGAGGGTCAAAGagtcagaagaagatgctcaAAAGGTAGAAATTGTTCAACCGGAGAAAATATCGCTTCTTAAATCGCTTACACATTTCTGGGAAGACAGATCTGCGTCTCTTTGGGAGCCATTGACGTATCCACTTGATTTATCCGAACATATCTTTGTAGATTCAGATGTGATTGTTCGAGAAGACGAGCCAAGCTCGATTATTGCATTTTGTCTCAGTACCTCTGATTATAGCTCAAAGCTCTGCAGTGCATTAGGAACTAATAGGGAGGGGGTGGAAGGGACCAAGcatgaagaagaagaagacgatgatgatgaaaacaaagaagacgaaaacaaagaaaatggagaaaaggaaatcaAGATGACAGGGTCTCACGATTCTGTCGGTTCATTAGGCCCTCCAGAGACAATTGAACCACAAGTAACGCAACAAAAGACTGCGGAACCTTCAGAATCGACAGAGAGAAGTTCAAAAGCTTCTAGGAGTTCACAATCGTATCTGACGCTGGAATCGATTATGCTTAAAAAAGGATTCCACTTGAAGTATCAATTCGAAGAAGGATATTC is a window encoding:
- a CDS encoding uncharacterized protein (EggNog:ENOG41) yields the protein MLEDNQYASEVESNRIANPEENTKSQGVLVNYDGEFNKQDVIDRPPEGTLWGWISVLCVCGINTFSWGVNSVFGVFLNYFVSSNQFPGASMEDYALVGGLSMGLSFMLINVANTLVRRFYYKYVMAVGIVLLIICDLCAAEATTIVQFIMLQGLLLSIAYALVASPGFVIIPTWFLKKRSIATGIGTAGAGLSGIIFSRPIQAIIDTTGSYKWALRMIGIVCGVMLTVCTLLIRSHRDLIVVTGRSFWGDVLVGFTRWDIYRQKPLVYLILWNFLYGFPYTILLFSMSSYSTAIGLTSAQGAVVTTVQSVAQCIGRPLLGLLSDYFGKGNVTLLATALLGVFSLCWWIFVKTYANLIVFAFFTGLLVGINWVNFSPLCADIVGGGDDLLAAVSFLCLIGGPPMIVSEIIGLKLERPDDSRPYLNSQILVGVMCIGSAAMLIPFREFKIYRMLHARRELIQKKFKENQTSEDCTRLNRYNILLEKSYRGYLIRSFYPIKA